The Dioscorea cayenensis subsp. rotundata cultivar TDr96_F1 chromosome 19, TDr96_F1_v2_PseudoChromosome.rev07_lg8_w22 25.fasta, whole genome shotgun sequence genome includes a window with the following:
- the LOC120250202 gene encoding LOW QUALITY PROTEIN: autophagy-related protein 18c-like (The sequence of the model RefSeq protein was modified relative to this genomic sequence to represent the inferred CDS: inserted 1 base in 1 codon) — protein sequence MSSTVSTSQGYXPPMSLGSLKSSLPSLSSVTICQPEPLGSHGEEIKLLSVSWNQDYGCFSAGTSYGFRIYNCEPLRESFRRDLKSGGFGIVEMLFRCNILALVGGGTNPHCPPNKVMIWDDHQSRSVGEFAYRSNVRAVKLRQDRIIVVLEYKIYVYNFTDLKLLHQIETLSNPKGLCCLTHDPHTLVLVCPGLHQGQVRVEHFSLKVTKFINAHDSTIACFTLTMDGLLLATASMKGTLIRIFNTMDGTRLQEVRRGVDRAEIYSIALSPSVKWLAVSSDKGTVHIFSLRSRLVGEDPPDHNVSGEAPGMIPQNSSSSLEVLIPSNAGANPSSSLSFMKGVLPKYFSSEWSFAQFHLPEITRYIIAFGSQNTVMIVGMDGSFYRCSFDPVCGGEMQQQEFVRFLKINHPRPRSTPT from the exons ATGAGCTCAACAGTTTCAACATCCCAGGGAT ATCCACCAATGAGTCTCGGGTCATTAAAATCATCACTTCCATCACTATCATCTGTCACTATTTGTCAACCTGAACCACTTGGCAGTCATGGTGAAGAAATTAAGCTACTATCAGTTTCTTGGAATCAGGACTATGGATGTTTTTCCGCTGGCACAAGCTATGGTTTCCGCATCTATAATTGCGAACCTCTCAGGGAATCCTTTAGAAGGGATCTGAAAAGTGGGGGCTTTGGAATAGTTGAGATGCTATTCCGTTGCAATATCTTAGCCCTGGTTGGTGGTGGCACCAATCCACACTGCCCGCCAAATAAAGTTATGATCTGGGATGATCATCAAAGCCGTTCCGTTGGGGAATTTGCATACAGATCTAATGTCCGTGCTGTGAAATTAAGGCAGGATCGCATAATTGTAGTTCTTGAATACAAGATATATGTCTACAACTTTACAGATTTGAAACTACTTCACCAAATTGAGACTCTGTCTAATCCAAAGGGACTTTGCTGCCTTACACATGATCCACATACATTGGTCTTAGTATGCCCTGGTCTGCACCAGGGACAGGTTCGGGTTGAACATTTTAGTCTTAAGGTGACTAAGTTCATCAATGCGCATGATTCTACCATTGCCTGCTTCACCTTGACTATGGATGGACTTCTTCTTGCAACTGCTAGCATGAAGGGAACATTAATCAGGATATTTAACACAATGGATGGAACTCGCCTGCAAGAG GTAAGGAGAGGTGTTGACAGAGCTGAAATATATAGTATAGCTCTTTCTCCATCTGTAAAATGGCTTGCAGTTTCTAGTGACAAGGGTACTGTTCACATATTCAGCCTTAGATCCCGGTTAGTAGGAGAAGATCCACCCGACCATAATGTTTCTGGTGAAGCTCCAGGAATGATACCTCAAAACTCTTCTAGTTCTCTTGAAGTTCTTATACCTTCGAATGCAGGTGCCAATCCAAGCTCATCTCTGTCTTTCATGAAAG GAGTACTGCCGAAGTATTTTAGTTCTGAGTGGTCATTTGCTCAGTTCCACTTACCAGAAATCACACGATATATCATTGCATTTGGAAGCCAAAACACTGTTATGATTGTTGGCATGGATGGCAG